In a single window of the Terrirubrum flagellatum genome:
- a CDS encoding ParA family protein gives MTSNSIDLLPADKAARIIVIANQKGGVGKTTTAINLGTALAAIGESVLIVDLDPQGNASTGLGIDRKSRRISTYDVLVGDAQLGQSIVATRVPNLSVAPSTLDLLGVELEIASERDRATRLRAAIRAHREDQTQPQFSYILIDCPPSLNLLTINALTASDAVLVPLQCEFFALEGLSQILKTVEQVRASLNPGLTIHGIVLTMFDPRNNLAGQVVADVRQIMGDKVYDTIIPRNVRVSEAPSHGKPALLYDLKCAGSQAYLRLASEVIKREQNLLAA, from the coding sequence CGTCGGCAAAACGACAACCGCCATCAATCTTGGTACGGCGCTGGCTGCGATTGGCGAGAGTGTGCTGATCGTCGACCTCGACCCCCAAGGCAACGCCTCGACGGGCCTCGGCATCGATCGCAAATCTCGTCGCATCTCCACCTATGATGTGCTGGTCGGCGATGCGCAGCTTGGGCAGTCCATCGTCGCGACCCGAGTTCCGAACCTCTCGGTGGCGCCGTCGACGCTTGACCTTCTCGGCGTCGAGCTGGAGATCGCTTCAGAGCGGGATCGCGCGACGCGACTCCGGGCCGCGATCCGGGCGCATCGCGAAGATCAAACGCAACCGCAATTCTCCTACATTCTCATCGACTGCCCGCCGTCGCTCAACCTGCTGACAATCAATGCGTTGACGGCGTCAGATGCGGTGCTGGTGCCGCTGCAGTGCGAGTTCTTCGCGCTCGAAGGTTTGAGCCAGATCCTCAAGACGGTGGAGCAGGTGCGAGCGTCGCTTAATCCGGGGCTGACGATCCATGGGATCGTGCTGACCATGTTCGATCCCCGGAATAATCTCGCCGGCCAGGTCGTGGCGGATGTCCGTCAGATCATGGGCGACAAGGTTTATGACACGATCATCCCGCGTAATGTCCGGGTCTCCGAAGCGCCGTCGCACGGCAAGCCGGCATTGCTTTACGATCTGAAATGCGCGGGATCGCAGGCCTATCTCCGTCTGGCGTCGGAGGTTATCAAGCGCGAACAGAACCTTCTCGCCGCCTAA